GACAAATTTTACGCACATTTTTGATGAATAGGTATAATTTTATAAAGGCAAAAATTAAGCTAGAGTATTTTACATTCAATCCTTTTTTCAATATTAAACTTATCCGTAGAAATTATAGTCGATTGATGATTACGGTCATCGTTTGTTACGGATCCGTGAAAAGTGAacattttaaaatttgaatttttttcaaTTTAATGCTTGGGTTACTCAGCTAGTTGCTACTGAGCCGCATATGAGCAGTGGCATTTATGAATCTGGATTATGGACCATAGATTTATTAAAGTACAAATACAATCCGTTtgagttcaaacaaggaaataTTTATAACAGCCTATTATTAATCATCAATCTTTACAATAATCAAGAATCTTAGACACATAAAGACTGACAAGATAGCTTTAAGCACAAGCTTTCCACTGCACAGCTTACATTCTGAAGTTGTAACAAAAAGGAAACACTGCATACTTCAAACAAAGCCGGATTCTTTTATTCTTCATATTTTACTTGAATTCAGTTCCCAGGCTCTATATACTCGAAACCACGACAGCACGATGTTTAATAAGTAGAGCTTTGCTGCCTCCACTTGTGCGATCTCAGCCTTGAATCAGTTAAGATGAAGGTGATGATGTTGTATCAAATGATTTCCTCCGTACCAAAAGACAAGTGATCTTAGAAGGCTGAGCATGCGTATTATCGACTGTGCACATCACGAAATCTGGCCTGTGGAGTGCCAGATTAAGCCTTTCTTTTCCGACATCCAATCCAGTTGCGTCCAGCAAAACATGCCAGGAGTTCCTGTGAGCTTCCGATATCCAATGCATGGAATAACGCGTGCCATTCACATCTGCAGGATACGCGAATAGGCCTTTGGGACAATTCTTACTCTTCCTTCTGAAGTACTGACTAAGTTGCGATCCTTTGATTCTCAAATCCAACCATGTTTCTGGTGCAGGAATTACCTTTGAGTCTTTATACGACACGAATTCTCGTATGCAATCGTTTTCTTCACCTATAATTGTCATATAGTAGTTCCCCCTGTAGAAGGGGTACGATTCACCAATCATCATCATAGCTTCTCTAAATGTAGTCGCGAAAAGGACTAAATAATCATTTTCAATCAATCCACAATGCTGCAGAGCCCTGTTTCGGACTTGTATTTCTGGAATTGAAATGAAATTACCGAGAAATGATGTCTTCTCCTTCAAAATCTCGAGCAATTTTGAAGGCTCTAGCTGAGTACCGTccaaatcagaacttaaattacTAGTGAAAGACGGTGAAGTTGACTCTTTAGTCCCGCTACTTCTGGGAGTAATTCTCTTATCATCAGGCGTCGAATCAGATGATTCGTCGCTGATACAAAGACTAGAAAGATCAATCCTGTTGTCTCCATGATCTTCTACAAGGCCATTACAATACTCTGGATACTTTGCGAATATATATTGTTGGACATATTGCATTTCATTAGGCGTGATCGGTCCAGACCATCTCAAATCAAGATTATGAAGAGTTGATATGGCCTCAGCTATCAAGTGTGCCGGAAATATAGTGTGTGCTTTCTGTTTTTCAACAAGAAACACGCGCAAAATTGATCAGAATACAGCAAAAAAATAGTCCCGAGTTACTGAAAATACGATGAATTGACTTGCCTTCATAACCATGCTGGTAGGTCTGCTCTGGTTTGGCGATTTCGGAATAGAAGCTAGCAATTTTTCTCCAAGTTCAGCTTCTATCACATTCTGAAAAAACAGTAGATAAACTGTTAGAATACAGAACCGGTTAGACCATTCTCTAACACCTTGAGGTTTTAGCGTCAGTGGTTCcttgacatggtatcagagctccgGCAGCGGAAGAGGGACACGAAAGACAAATTTATGCCCCAAAGATGGGCGCATTGATCCACTATTCGACCCAAAAATGGGCTCGAGTGTGGGCTCGAGTGAGGGGTGTTAGAATATAGATCCGGTTGAGCTATTCTCTAACAACTCGAGGTTTTAGAGTAAGTGATTCCTTGACATAAACTTCAAAAACAGTAAATAACTAAGGATTTTATACAAGCAACAAACAATTTTACCTGGGATTCTTCATCCAGAATTAGCTCTTCTTCAGCACTTCTTCCCATAATGCTTTCACAATATATGTTACTGAAACTAAGAAAATAAGGTTAACAGAAGTAACAAAGAAGAGTTTAAGAGCAAGAGGAGCTGATTGACATTATATATATAATCTTGCTGCCATTGGCTAATTACATTTTTTAATAAGTAGAAAAATGCTGACATAGACCCTCACATTTTTGAACTATAAAACAGTGACTAATAAATTGTCCAGATATTAATTAGCACATTTTTTCCAAGATTTTCATTAAATCATGTCTGCCTAGAGTAGACGCAAGGTCAGCTTAGATACTTCCTCCGTCTCAAATTAGTTGTTCCACTTGATTTTTACACGTAAATATAAATCTTAAACTTTTATTCAcacaaaaaaatttaaaaaacaatTAACGAAAATATATGGTCAATACACCTTAAATTACGTGTAAAAATTAAACGAGACAACTAATTTGGAATGGAGGGAGTATCACTCTCTCTGTAATTGAAAGAATATTGTGTTAAGATATAATAAAATCGACAGTGTAAACCTAATTCTTAACCCGTATCAGATTTTAGAATCGATCGTGATAAACCCAATTCTTAACCCGTATCATATTTTGAAATAACGAAATAACTTAAAGTGAGTCATAAAAAATGGACTTTTGAATAATTTACTGAATCCACATTT
This genomic interval from Apium graveolens cultivar Ventura chromosome 8, ASM990537v1, whole genome shotgun sequence contains the following:
- the LOC141678309 gene encoding uncharacterized protein LOC141678309: MGRSAEEELILDEESQNVIEAELGEKLLASIPKSPNQSRPTSMVMKKAHTIFPAHLIAEAISTLHNLDLRWSGPITPNEMQYVQQYIFAKYPEYCNGLVEDHGDNRIDLSSLCISDESSDSTPDDKRITPRSSGTKESTSPSFTSNLSSDLDGTQLEPSKLLEILKEKTSFLGNFISIPEIQVRNRALQHCGLIENDYLVLFATTFREAMMMIGESYPFYRGNYYMTIIGEENDCIREFVSYKDSKVIPAPETWLDLRIKGSQLSQYFRRKSKNCPKGLFAYPADVNGTRYSMHWISEAHRNSWHVLLDATGLDVGKERLNLALHRPDFVMCTVDNTHAQPSKITCLLVRRKSFDTTSSPSS